The following are encoded in a window of Hemiscyllium ocellatum isolate sHemOce1 chromosome 35, sHemOce1.pat.X.cur, whole genome shotgun sequence genomic DNA:
- the LOC132832982 gene encoding class I histocompatibility antigen, F10 alpha chain-like isoform X1: MTCSSARGVRESVLFFQTLNSSCPLCFFFQSLIGIGRVDTQNVADPFLHLPVFFPGLSRSIWIHSPHTISGYGDKPQTCPWVILNSSLQMFPGLKILLNILLQVILGYFTETNAFNRIYTIVAGLKDFPEVTHSATVNGVIIAFHDSKTQQCIPRQQFMADYFDMNYWDYITELVNRHGNMAKGTMSTIMKRTNQTSGVHIFQRIATVEVSDDGSIKRSMRFGFDGKDFISLDPDRMRWIASNPIAVMTKEKWDCDDSWNNYWKRHLEEESVEYLKRYLEAGKQYFGRKVQPEVFISRREPNGQDKPLTLSCLVTGFYPVDIEVTWLRNGEVMSETQSSGVRPNHDGTHQIQKEIEINAGDEDQYSCQIEHSSLAEGKLYQWENLKSNWLHSHLGSLIASMVILLAVIVGIVGIIIWKRSRRDSPSGTYITAPTSEVSGAASS, encoded by the exons ATGACCTGCAGCTCAGCAAGAGGAGTCAGAGAAAGTGTTTTGTTCTTCCAGACTCTCAATAGCAGTTGTcccctctgtttttttttccaatcccTTATTGGAATAGGGAGAGTGGATACCCAGAATGTTGCTGATCCTTTTCTCCATCTCCCTGTGTTTTTCCCGGGTCTCTCCCG TTCAATCTGGATTCACTCACCCCACACCATTTCTGGTTATGGTGATAAACCACAGACCTGCCCCTGGGTTATCCTGAATTCCTCACTCCAGATGTTCCCTGGCCTGAAGATTCTCCTCAATATCCTTCTTCAAGTTATCCTGGGATATTTTACAG AGACTAATGCATTCAATCGGATTTACACAATTGTTGCTGGATTGAAGGATTTTCCTGAGGTTACACACAGTGCAACAGTCAATGGAGTTATAATAGCTTTTCATGACAGTAAAACCCAACAGTGCATCCCCAGGCAGCAGTTCATGGCAGATTACTTCGATATGAATTACTGGGATTATATCACAGAGCTAGTGAACAGACATGGAAACATGGCGAAGGGAACAATGAGCACAATAATGAAGAGGACAAACCAGACATCAG GAGTTCACATTTTTCAACGGATAGCTACTGTTGAGGTCAGTGATGACGGCAGCATTAAGAGATCAATGAGATTTGGATTTGATGGAAAGGACTTTATCAGTTTAGACCCAGACAGAATGAGATGGATCGCATCCAATCCCATTGCAGTGATGACTAAGGAGAAATGGGATTGTGATGATTCCTGGAACAACTACTGGAAaagacacctggaagaagaatcTGTTGAATATTTAAAGAGATATCTGGAAGCTGGAAAGCAGTATTTTGGAAGGAAAG TTCAGCCTGAAGTGTTCATCTCCAGGAGGGAGCCCAATGGTCAGGACAAGCcgctcactctctcctgcctggTCACTGGGTTTTATCCTGTAGACATCGAGGTGACCTGGCTAAGGAATGGAGAGGTCATGTCTGAGACCCAATCCTCGGGGGTTCGACCGAACCACGATGGGACCCATCAGATCCAGAAAGAGATTGAGATCAATGCTGGGGATGAGGATCAATACTCCTGTCAAATTGAACACAGCAGCCTGGCAGAGGGCAAGCTCTATCAGTGGG AAAATCTGAAAAGCAATTGGCTGCATTCCCATCTTGGAAGTCTCATTGCATCAATGGTCATTCTATTGGCTGTTATTGTCGGGATAGTCGgaataatcatctggaaaaggTCACGGAGAG ATTCACCAAGTGGGACCTACATAACAGCTCCCA cTTCTGAAGTCTCTGGTGCAGCTTCTTCATGA
- the LOC132832982 gene encoding class I histocompatibility antigen, F10 alpha chain-like isoform X2: MLLILFSISLCFSRVSPETNAFNRIYTIVAGLKDFPEVTHSATVNGVIIAFHDSKTQQCIPRQQFMADYFDMNYWDYITELVNRHGNMAKGTMSTIMKRTNQTSGVHIFQRIATVEVSDDGSIKRSMRFGFDGKDFISLDPDRMRWIASNPIAVMTKEKWDCDDSWNNYWKRHLEEESVEYLKRYLEAGKQYFGRKVQPEVFISRREPNGQDKPLTLSCLVTGFYPVDIEVTWLRNGEVMSETQSSGVRPNHDGTHQIQKEIEINAGDEDQYSCQIEHSSLAEGKLYQWENLKSNWLHSHLGSLIASMVILLAVIVGIVGIIIWKRSRRDSPSGTYITAPTSEVSGAASS, encoded by the exons ATGTTGCTGATCCTTTTCTCCATCTCCCTGTGTTTTTCCCGGGTCTCTCCCG AGACTAATGCATTCAATCGGATTTACACAATTGTTGCTGGATTGAAGGATTTTCCTGAGGTTACACACAGTGCAACAGTCAATGGAGTTATAATAGCTTTTCATGACAGTAAAACCCAACAGTGCATCCCCAGGCAGCAGTTCATGGCAGATTACTTCGATATGAATTACTGGGATTATATCACAGAGCTAGTGAACAGACATGGAAACATGGCGAAGGGAACAATGAGCACAATAATGAAGAGGACAAACCAGACATCAG GAGTTCACATTTTTCAACGGATAGCTACTGTTGAGGTCAGTGATGACGGCAGCATTAAGAGATCAATGAGATTTGGATTTGATGGAAAGGACTTTATCAGTTTAGACCCAGACAGAATGAGATGGATCGCATCCAATCCCATTGCAGTGATGACTAAGGAGAAATGGGATTGTGATGATTCCTGGAACAACTACTGGAAaagacacctggaagaagaatcTGTTGAATATTTAAAGAGATATCTGGAAGCTGGAAAGCAGTATTTTGGAAGGAAAG TTCAGCCTGAAGTGTTCATCTCCAGGAGGGAGCCCAATGGTCAGGACAAGCcgctcactctctcctgcctggTCACTGGGTTTTATCCTGTAGACATCGAGGTGACCTGGCTAAGGAATGGAGAGGTCATGTCTGAGACCCAATCCTCGGGGGTTCGACCGAACCACGATGGGACCCATCAGATCCAGAAAGAGATTGAGATCAATGCTGGGGATGAGGATCAATACTCCTGTCAAATTGAACACAGCAGCCTGGCAGAGGGCAAGCTCTATCAGTGGG AAAATCTGAAAAGCAATTGGCTGCATTCCCATCTTGGAAGTCTCATTGCATCAATGGTCATTCTATTGGCTGTTATTGTCGGGATAGTCGgaataatcatctggaaaaggTCACGGAGAG ATTCACCAAGTGGGACCTACATAACAGCTCCCA cTTCTGAAGTCTCTGGTGCAGCTTCTTCATGA